From the Deinococcus sonorensis KR-87 genome, the window GCCGACAGCACGCAGCTGATCGTGCTGGACCGCCCGGCCGGCGGCGAGCCGGGCCTGTACCGGATTCCGGCGGACGGCTCGGCCCCCGCCGGGTTTCTGGACCTGTCGCCCGCGCTGCTGTCCCCGGACGGCGCTTTTGCGCTTCAGCCGCGCAGCGCTTCCTCGGCGACCGCCGTGCGCTTTTCCGACGGAGCCCGGGCGGCGGTGCCCACCAGCGGCCGGGACGCCGCGTGGTCGCCGCAGGGGGCGCTGGCGTGGTCCACCTACGGCACGGCGGACCGGGACGACTGGATTCCGCTGACCGTCTTCGTGGCGGACCCCTTTGTCAACGGCAGCGTGGCGGCCCCGCGCCGCCTGCCGACCGTGTATGGCGGGCGCCTTGTCGGCTGGCTGAACGGCACCACCGTGCTGCTCACCGGCCGGCTGACCCGCACCGACCCGCGCCGCTCGCTGGTGAGCGTGAACATTCAGGGTGGCCCGCCGCAGGTGCTGGCTGAGGGACAGATGTTCAGCGGCGTCCGGGTCAGTCCGGACGGCAGCCGGGTGGTGTACCGGGTGACGCTCGACATGCCCGGACGCAACGGCATGTTCGTGGTCGGCACCGAGGACCGGCGGGTGACGCCGCTGCCGCTGTTCGGCTCGGCCCGCTGGCAGGACCCCGGCCACCTGTTGATGGTCCCGTTCGAGCCGGGGCAGCCGAGTCAGCGGCTGGTGCAGCTGGACGTGGAGAGCGGCGAGGTCCGGCCACTGCTGACGCTGCAGGACAGGATCGCCCACGACGACTGGCAGGTGGCGCCGGACGGTCTGCGCGTCGCCTACCTCAGTCAGACCAGCCGCGCCCTGCTGGTGCTGCCCCTGCCCCCAACGCTCCCGCCAATCCCCATTCCGGCCGACCCCGGCCCGGCCCCGGAGGCCCCGTGAGCCGCCGGCCCCCTCTGGAGGTCCGTATGAACCGACGACACTTCATGCTCGTCGCCCTGCTGCTGGGTGGGCTGGGCAGCGCCCAGATCAGCTATGTGGTGCAGCCGGGCGACACGCTCTACAGCCTCGCCACCCGCAGCGGCGTGCCGGTGGCGACCCTGCAGCAGCTGAACCACCTGACCAGCACCGCCCTGCAAGTCGGGCAGACGTTGCAGCTGCCTAGGGCTCCGACGGTGGCCGGGACTGCCCCCGCTGCCCCGACGCCGGCCACCCGGAGCGTTGGGGGCGTCACGGTCAGCGTGCCGACCCATCTGCGGATGGGCGACGCCTTCGTGCTGCGGCTGAGTGGGCCCGGGGCGGCAGGGGCGCGGGTTCAGTTTCCCAGCGAGGTGGGCGAAGACGTGCGTCAGCCGAACGAGCTGCTCACGCCGCTGCCGGCGGCCGATGGTGCCCTGGTGCTGGGCCGGGTGGTGCTGGGCAAGACCACGCCGGTCCGCTACCGGGTGACGGTGGGCGCACAGGTGCTGACCGGGGAGATTCCGGTCTCGGGTCAGGTCACGGGCCTGCAGCAGCTGAACATGGCCAGCAGCATCACCGACAAACTGATGGACCCGGCCCGCGCGGCCGAGGAAGCCGAGGTGGAACGCGCCTACCTGCGCCGCACCCCCCAGGTCTGGACCCGGCCCTTCGCCGCCCCGCTGACCATCCCGCCGCGCATCGCCACGGTGTTCGGGCAGTCCCGCACCTATTCCAGAGGCGGACCGGTCCAGTACCACTACGGCACCGACTACCTCGCCCCCATCGGCACCGACATTCATGCGATCAATGACGGCACGGTGGTGATGGTGGGCACGTATCCGGTGCGGGGCGGGCTGGTGATCATTGATCACGGGGCCGGGCTGCTGAGCCTGTATTTTCACCAGTCGCGCACGCTGGTCAAGGTGGGGCAGGTGGTCCGGCGCGGCGACATCATCGGCCGGGTCGGCACCACCGGCATTTCCAACGCCCCTCACCTGCACCTGGAACTGCGGCTGCGCGGCGAGGCCGTGGAGCCGGCCGAGTGGCTGGGCCGGATGCTGCCGTGAAACGGGCCGTGGCATACTGGACGCATCGACCACACCGGCCTCCAGCTTCACGGCCCCCGCATGACCGTCTTTGACTTCGGCGGGCGCCGGGCCCTGGTGACCGGCGCCGGCAAGGGCATCGGGCGCGAGATCGCGGCGCTGCTGGCCACCTGCGGC encodes:
- a CDS encoding LysM peptidoglycan-binding domain-containing protein, whose amino-acid sequence is MSGVLTALLCGQALAATYVVKPGDTLYSLARSVGLTVAQLQALNQLTGTDLKVGQTLELPAGPAQPPAPPAPTETLPPPMPGTARPAVQVSRPGCCANVQWTADSTQLIVLDRPAGGEPGLYRIPADGSAPAGFLDLSPALLSPDGAFALQPRSASSATAVRFSDGARAAVPTSGRDAAWSPQGALAWSTYGTADRDDWIPLTVFVADPFVNGSVAAPRRLPTVYGGRLVGWLNGTTVLLTGRLTRTDPRRSLVSVNIQGGPPQVLAEGQMFSGVRVSPDGSRVVYRVTLDMPGRNGMFVVGTEDRRVTPLPLFGSARWQDPGHLLMVPFEPGQPSQRLVQLDVESGEVRPLLTLQDRIAHDDWQVAPDGLRVAYLSQTSRALLVLPLPPTLPPIPIPADPGPAPEAP
- a CDS encoding LysM peptidoglycan-binding domain-containing M23 family metallopeptidase; its protein translation is MNRRHFMLVALLLGGLGSAQISYVVQPGDTLYSLATRSGVPVATLQQLNHLTSTALQVGQTLQLPRAPTVAGTAPAAPTPATRSVGGVTVSVPTHLRMGDAFVLRLSGPGAAGARVQFPSEVGEDVRQPNELLTPLPAADGALVLGRVVLGKTTPVRYRVTVGAQVLTGEIPVSGQVTGLQQLNMASSITDKLMDPARAAEEAEVERAYLRRTPQVWTRPFAAPLTIPPRIATVFGQSRTYSRGGPVQYHYGTDYLAPIGTDIHAINDGTVVMVGTYPVRGGLVIIDHGAGLLSLYFHQSRTLVKVGQVVRRGDIIGRVGTTGISNAPHLHLELRLRGEAVEPAEWLGRMLP